The window TTTGGTTTGTCCACAACTGCTTTAGGCCGTGACCATTATGTAATACCTATACGTTCAAAgtttaaatatctaatttattgGCTTCAAAAATTATAGGTGGGCCGTATACTGTATAGCAATCATTAAAAAAAGCCAAagcgaaatttattttactttcctGCGCATGCGCTTCATCGAAGAGTCTTTATAGAGATCAACACGAAGTTCGATTCAGTATATCTCCATTAATTACCATAAATAAAGCATAGCGAATTAGAATAACCGAGAGTCCAAATTATGTggataaaaaattgaaataatttaagttgttattaatttttcaaaatttaattttgttgtattaagaaataaaacgcAATTTACGATTCACGATgagtaaattgtaattagtattgacaaataataattgtagaaaATGCAGTGCcaaaacaaattacttattttcgtaaaatttcggcattaaaatgaaaaaaatatatatcatacaagtaataaaagttaaaataaatcggGATTCAATGTAAACTGCACTACACGAAGCCCCGGTAAGTGCACGGCTTTTCTTTAGGATTCGGGTACGCAGGTTCCTGTGTCAAGTTTCAATGGATCGAAATCCTAAATCCATCTCAAGGGCCTTAAAATGTTAAGGTTAAATGACACTTTCGAAACACCTTGTTTGGAATTAAATATTGTCATTactccttctcagtagtagaggagatccgtgccctacagtgggacagtatgtaatacagggctaatattattattattattgttattttatttaataacaatatttaaacaattatgtaaagataatttattacatatcatgcgatttattttatttttgaagaccTGTGGCCTAAATACAAGTTTTACTcacgttattaaatatttttttattttaccttggtTCTCTTTTAGtacgtattttgttttgttttatttttttagaataagtcACATCATAATAATAGTAGTGCGTGTAATAGATACGTAGGTAGACATTTTGTCCAATTAGAACAACTATTCATCGATTAGTCCATTcgttattatgtattaatacttaataagaaaaatatgtgtcaaaaaattaagcgaaaataaaaaaaaaaagtatttaaaaactatatctacTCGTTAAAATCTAGCTACAGAAGTAGGTAACTACCTATAAGCCTGTTTATAGTTACCTACTTGTTGTTTGCTTAGGGATTAGTATTCCCTTAGAAACTCCCGTACAATAAAATTCTTGTCCATATCATAATTATGCTATTAGTTTGAATACAAATGACCACTAAATTTAAGAAagaaaattttgatatttagatTTACCGTGGGAGACACTTAAGATCTTTGTCTCCTTACAAAGTTGGATTGAGAGTGTGGACTGAAATCATCAAAAACTCAAGGCAACCCATTGCGCTTTAAAATAGGGGTTAGATAAAAAGCGTGTTCGCTATAGGAATGTAACTGAGggaatttattaaactattcaAGTTAGGTAGTTTTGGAACGATATTAGAcgaatcttaattttatataacatatgtatttgtatcaatatatatacaaatatatgtatacatatatatctacTATTGTAATCTATGACCTTCTACGGATATTTTACTATTCCAAGTCCGGAATACGAAATTTTAGTCGTAGCTccgactttttaaattatacatgtacctctactttttatcccagtgcTTGAGgtacttttagaaataaataaatgtttagatactaattataatgaacTCTTGAAATGCTGATCAACTGAATGTaatattgatgttatttttgATGTATCTATATGTGTTAGTGTTAAGAATATACATAATCTTTgtggatttaataaataaatgtgaactTAAGTGTAAAGTTAATTTTCATTCAGTcctaaaagtttttatttgagGTTTTACCTTTGCCAACGAAATAGATATTATAGACAACTGGAATTCATAGTCCAAGATTAATTTCTACAAAGTCACTGAAGATAGTGCCTTTGTAGAAATTAATCTTAGATTTAAGTACTGAAATAGAATCTAAAATAGCTTGAATACCCGAATTACataattgagttataaatagcGACATGAGCCAGACTtactaaagataaaaataaaagatcaCCTGGAAAATCCCTGCGACGAGGCcttgaatattttctttaactGACAACGTCTTGCTACCGTATCCTTCTGATTCTTGTAGGGCGCTCTCAAGCGTCGGCGGGGGCGGAGCGAATGGTCCGCCAAAATTGAGAGCATTTGcctaaaaaagtaataataatttatcgagGTCAGTTATTTACTCCTGTTCCTAAGAGTCTAATAAATTTAAGTCTTAGTTGATCTAATGGTTCTAAAAAACAGCCAATTGAGTCCCTAAAAAGATTAATCAATTTGTCAATGACGCCAATTAAACAGCTGCAGCATGAGCTAATGCTGTTGGATCCGTGAGGTAAAGGCCATACCGGCCCGAAGAAATACCTATCAAAATGGAGGCGTATGCTATCAAGAGGGTTTCAACTTAGGTGCTGTCGTACCTTCGCTTAAAATCCTTTTAGACACTCTTACGCATCGTAAGTATCTTTACTAAGATGAGGCAAGCGACTTCACTCGCCTAGTGGTAAGCGTAACTATCAGTATAATAGCGATCTAACACGtctaattataaaacataagcaCTTCACTGAGACACTAAGATATTTGATTATGCAGTGAACATCCTTCACCATACCCCGTAATTCGCGATATTAAGCACGCACTGCgaaacacattatttaaaatcgtGCAGCATTGAGTGCATTGCGAATGATATAGAAAGGGTACGGTAAACATATCACACCGTCCAGATTTATTTCACAGTGCGCgctagttttatgttttacttaattACAATAGTACTAAACATGCGGTAGTATCAATTTCTCTTATATAAGAACGACAAAGTGACCCGtctgcacgtgatggtaagtggggtcaaatagaatgactgacaaagatgattacccctcggcagtagTGTACACAGGCtaaccccggaacgcgacacatttacgtgggatACTATAGTAGgtttttaacatcttgtgtacggtcgtCACGCTCCGTATATACCACCCGTAAGCTTAAGTACCTTCCAATACTTCATTTACAATAGAGTATATAGAGCAATATATCAGCCATATTCCAGATACCAGCTCAGCTAACGCCAAGcgatttactttgtttaataTTCACCTTTGATTGTATTGTATCTCCAATAAAGTTAGAGGCAGTTTGAATTTTGTTAGATATGTAATTTCCTGCACCCTGGTTGCGGATAGCGTCGCCTCCAGGGTAGTTTTCTGGTTCGAGAGGTTGGCTAAGCTGAACGTTGGAGCTGTCTTGTGGGTTGTCGTAGATCGGCAACTCGATCTGTATTGGACCGTCCACAGGGGCGGATAGACAACAATCGATAAGGAGTATTAGAAGTACTGAAGTTCGGAACATTCTGTAAAAGAAATGTGTACgttgaattattttgttattggtaAAAACCTACTCTTTCTTAAATAGTCAAAGACGTTAGGTCTATGGTATTGTACAAAGTACATTGTCAATTTGACACAAAATCACCATCCATACAAtttcaaaacttaaaaattcTAGTTACGAAAGCATTTCTGTACAGCTTTCAAGATGATGATGGAAATGCCAGAGGTCGTTCATTGCTTCGGCATGTTCCCACCTAAATACGGATGTTTCTTAATATCTCTTTTTGGGATGGGATTCGGCGGTATAGGCTTGGCTGGTATCGTGCTGTACGGCCTCGTTGAAGACAGCATCATTAGCCATTTCGTAAACACCTCAAAGTTGGACGACGGTTTGAAGAAAGCGACGCTACTAACTATCGGGCTATCTTCCCTCATGCTTCTAATTGGGAATGGACTGCTCTTCCTTGGCGTAACATTTCGTGCAAGACAAGCCGTGGAGACGTTCGTATGGGTGATATTCGTGTTGATCTCCATCCTTACTATCGCGGCTATAGCAGCGCCGATGTCATGCTTTTTTATATCGGAGGCATgtctcattaaaaaaatatcttcagcGTTAATGACAGTATTGTATTtgttcttattaatttatttagaatgttGGGTATATTTTATGGTGGTTGGTTATAATTTTGCGCAGTCTTTgtgatttatgaaatttttgtttgctgttTTGTGAGTTATACACAATACATAATTGAAATACGTAAAGAAGTTATCTCTTGTCGTCCATGGAAATATGAGTTGCTGTAACCGCCAAATTACGAAATTGTGTTACGTATACATTTTGATTGAAATTTCCTCATCCTATCCATTGGTGTCTTTAAAATCttgaaatttctataaaaatagcgattatattatcaaaattcaattctttctttttaattttaatacatttttatgatggTACCTAAATCTTATGAAAATTAGCTTTTGTTTAATGTAAACATAAGAtgaaacaaaatcattaaagtAAGAGTcaattttgtagaaaaaaatactttcactgTGTTTATTTCTGATTTTTACGTTAAGTTCATCACAAAATATGATCATCAAGattagtaaataaacaaaatttcaattcttatttttgttaatttattcatCACTCTACGTAAACTTCATCAACTACTATGAACTTTCTCCTTTGAATTGAAAACTAAAATCTGACTAAATAAATAAGAGCTGAGCAGgaaacaatatgaaatattcATAGCCAGAAATATATGTGACTAAGTTTAGGGTTTAGCCAACATCGCACACTGCTTAAATATCCTTGCTTATGGAGGTTGAAAATAATGGAATTCTCAGAGCCCAATGGCGTTGGACCGGAGCGTAGTATACCCTGggtattattatacttatcttAGTCTTTGATATGCGGAAGGAACATTTCTTGTCTCATATATTTCGGTTCATGTTTGACGTACAAAGGTTTcagttttttacattatttataattttacacttttttttaagtcCTACCCAACAGTGATGTAACATCACTCCAATAAGTTATAAAGTGAAACTTAAACATTAACCTTGGAGTAGCTAGTTATTTTCCAAGGGAGGCATACTACATAAACTATTTCTATGTTCTTATTATTGCAGATTTGATTATTTTGGTAGTAAAATGGGCAGTATTAGGCTGCTTTAACAGTGTGGGGCATGGCGTCAAACAATACTGTAATGGTTGAAGCCTGACTAATACGTGAATCCTCATCATATCATTGAGATAATCCAGATACGATTtcagttaaaataaatacaagtcCAACAATTACATAACTACGATGTATTTTGGTTTATCTGAAAAGTCCTCTTTTGGCGGTTAGgtataataattcttatttctaCTGACATTGTGTAATACTGGTACTTAGTAAAAAGTGTTTAAGACCCGCCCCCGACGGTCTTGAGGattcattccatacattttcggcGCACGAGTTACCTGGGGgtatatgcaaagatttacttattttttatttaaacaatttttgtgctcattgaaagttttaaattattaaaatatatctatgaaATTGTATATCTATAAATgttggttgtaaattaaaatgatgtgtgctGTAGAAAGACATGCACGGAATCtacaatttttttgtgaaataaatgatataatatcctcatcataaaaaaatttagaacACCAACGACAAATGATTAAGTATATCCCTTGAAATTAAATGGTTTCCATCACattgtaatgaaatttatataatcacTAATAGTCACTAATCACTGATAGACCGCACAAGTGCGAGCTGGACTAGTGCACCGAAGGTtccatacaaattaaaaaaaatctattaaccTACATACAAATTTATAGTTTTCAGATTATTTCCTTTAGGTCTGCCGTAAAACGTAGCTTCTTGCTAAATATGAAtctaggtcaacgggaagtacCTTATAGGTTTCTATTCCATTGTTAAATCCCAAAGTATGCGACATAAATGCTCATACCTTATGATCGTGTTATATCGTgttttgcaaaattaattgtcACTGCTGAAAGAGAACATAGAcccaagtattttatataagctTGATACGCGTTCGTGAGAAAAACTATCTTGACATACGGACAGGCATACAAACGTATAACGAAGAGATCTTATAGGGATTTCTTTTGAGGTACGGCACCCTAAAAAAGAATAGGAGATGGAGATCAGATAGAGGATGGAGATCAGAAGGTCGGTCAGGAGTTCTTTAGGGGAGACCTGTGGTCTGTCAAAGTTAAGCAGTGTACTATGGCTGATGATAAGATGACTAAGATTATCGTTACAATCGTTATCTTCGCCAGTTTTACCATTGTACTTCCAGCAAAGAGTATTATATGTTTATGCGTATGTTAGTTCGAGGTATGACGTCAAACGAATTATTGGAAGCAACCAGGTCGCGGCCCGGGCGGGAAGGGCGGATCTAGGTGCTAGCGGGATGGTGCGACCTAGATTGATGCTCTTTGTTTGGTACTGGACGGATGCTGAGTTTCTGATGGATGAcgtcaataaaattatgaataggTTCAGTTTGTctgcagtgatatttt of the Manduca sexta isolate Smith_Timp_Sample1 chromosome 27, JHU_Msex_v1.0, whole genome shotgun sequence genome contains:
- the LOC115453717 gene encoding uncharacterized protein LOC115453717; the encoded protein is MMMEMPEVVHCFGMFPPKYGCFLISLFGMGFGGIGLAGIVLYGLVEDSIISHFVNTSKLDDGLKKATLLTIGLSSLMLLIGNGLLFLGVTFRARQAVETFVWVIFVLISILTIAAIAAPMSCFFISEACLIKKISSALMTVLYLFLLIYLECWVYFMVVGYNFAQSL
- the LOC115453718 gene encoding uncharacterized protein LOC115453718, whose amino-acid sequence is MRPHIRRVPRPHDVTRESAQLALLHSSSRVRIVVSACKMFRTSVLLILLIDCCLSAPVDGPIQIELPIYDNPQDSSNVQLSQPLEPENYPGGDAIRNQGAGNYISNKIQTASNFIGDTIQSKANALNFGGPFAPPPPTLESALQESEGYGSKTLSVKENIQGLVAGIFQPKPIVDTISESEKYGNTGDKFYGAGQVLVGGAQGVSNIVNSVLDIPGTILRKISRVATEKLNNLGGKLVGL